One window from the genome of Argonema galeatum A003/A1 encodes:
- a CDS encoding DUF4114 domain-containing protein produces MSDLDIGVLNSNQNYAGFVGNSDPFDLYKFSLNSAGKVGVSLNGLSANADLEVLDNLGGVLYSSANGDLSDEVIAIDNLAAGDYTIRVNQVSGEAKYDLNLTVENKQVDPITGLKVESGYFTVGETGQVGVDFINDGGGYKGELAIFSLDGMDKFAPGSIEFIKEAANRSQSNSNLGYIVISDPNEAAKFNVGLANADNDGEYKGVKTFAMTPGDTFGVMLVPNGKVQEVFDNPNIGGAKRPLFSLVTANPNEAFHVGQIADINGTGSAFAIEDLRVDTGTDKDYNDVIFRLTGATGKAVNLDEVINPAKDWRDSKLGKDLIDYVKAESPVTPPPVVDPGTPVTPPPVIDPGTPVTPPVVDPGTPVTPPVVDPGTPVTPPPVVDPGTPVTPPPVVDPGT; encoded by the coding sequence ATGTCTGATTTGGATATCGGCGTTTTGAATAGCAACCAAAATTATGCGGGTTTCGTTGGCAATTCCGACCCGTTTGACCTCTATAAGTTCAGCTTGAACTCTGCGGGAAAGGTGGGAGTTTCCCTCAACGGACTGAGTGCAAATGCTGACCTAGAGGTACTTGACAATCTGGGTGGTGTACTGTATAGTTCAGCGAACGGCGATTTGAGTGATGAAGTAATTGCGATCGACAACTTAGCCGCCGGAGATTACACGATTCGAGTCAACCAAGTTAGCGGCGAAGCGAAATACGACCTGAATTTGACAGTTGAGAATAAGCAAGTCGATCCGATTACCGGATTGAAAGTGGAATCGGGATATTTTACAGTCGGAGAAACCGGGCAAGTTGGAGTTGATTTTATTAATGATGGCGGCGGGTATAAAGGTGAATTAGCCATCTTTAGTTTAGACGGAATGGATAAATTTGCACCAGGTTCGATAGAATTTATTAAAGAAGCCGCAAATCGATCGCAGAGTAATTCAAACTTAGGTTATATAGTAATTTCCGATCCCAACGAAGCAGCAAAATTTAATGTTGGTTTGGCAAATGCCGATAACGATGGAGAATACAAAGGTGTCAAGACGTTTGCGATGACACCTGGGGATACATTTGGCGTGATGTTAGTGCCAAATGGGAAAGTGCAAGAAGTATTTGATAATCCTAATATTGGTGGTGCAAAGCGTCCGTTATTTTCTTTGGTGACTGCGAATCCCAACGAAGCTTTTCATGTCGGACAAATTGCCGATATTAATGGAACGGGTAGTGCATTTGCGATCGAAGATCTGCGCGTCGATACCGGAACAGATAAAGATTATAACGATGTAATTTTTAGGTTAACTGGTGCGACGGGGAAAGCAGTTAATTTGGATGAGGTGATTAATCCTGCTAAAGATTGGCGGGATTCTAAGTTGGGTAAGGATTTGATTGATTATGTGAAAGCAGAATCGCCTGTCACCCCACCACCAGTAGTCGATCCGGGAACACCTGTCACCCCGCCACCAGTAATCGATCCGGGAACACCTGTCACTCCACCAGTAGTAGATCCGGGAACACCTGTCACTCCACCAGTAGTAGATCCGGGAACACCTGTGACTCCGCCACCAGTAGTAGATCCGGGAACACCTGTCACTCCACCACCAGTAGTAGATCCGGGAACA
- a CDS encoding S8 family serine peptidase, protein PVNPPPVVDPGTPVNPPPVVDPGTPVNPPPVVDPGTPVTPPPVVDPGTPVNPPPVVDPTPQIDPNQPLIGVIDTGFSGNNPDLDYRRFKLGSDRISNDGNPFLSPGEGNEHGTHILGLIAATQGNGIGIDGINDKAPIWLGRAVGGGNWASSLYEFVGTAKYSGYKNTVVNLSLDLTQVNPDGTVTTRYELTPKEREAIEFARQNHVLIVTAAGNDGGVMSVLGQASQEFDNIITVGASNEFDRANYSSYGAGLDILTEGGTRDNPVLSTVKDGVGMMAGTSVAAARATGVASLIWAANPDLSYRQVIDILELTAVDVKTPGWDAETGAGLLNVVGAIELAKKTTPQTYTPFPWVAPFTWDGEGKVTPVERAASGGNTLATAAVQPDPNFSDSDTVDVNNREKYYEVTIEQPGYLRYTVTRSNGTEWLPNVEWLRTDGKPISRQFSSSYSKLYNVGAGAPGGGGYAGGAYTAPVFKTEEMFVDPGTYYFKLNLEDSQNNFLDSFGDEPVVYHTNLQNYNLASEFIPDRPSSFSGAAQFKTPSGVTVAELNTSDQLNYNPSNSTQSGVNYWLDINEPGNLSLKISSSVADRIQLQVKKLVGLEGENGAGEVLVDTGFVALDLSQPIELKNLNKGRYLLEVLPRPSWDSINRQWIKQPYTQPFTINGIFSRQAQNPGEGQVPSNAGGFSKTVTSNGVDTHYYANGYLSVQPSGYATWYTYGAGVPLPTIPGATQPGESVPPFSTLGLGTATPVATVPPDYAGNSFNQARNIGVLNGTQTFQDFLGDADPSDYYRFELNNDSNLNWRVDGLTPGVDFQLYNNDSKLQWSTNTPAPNFSSDMAGTYPGTPGTYYIRLKPFASGGSNYNFSLSAIPRNTAPENLQFNLTSNSYNVGSTVELNGKVFDRNGASDISRVDFWLKQNGNDWQFFSRNQSLNRDGQWANFYLSVDDLATGNYEFKATAYDQSGAASNTFTGAFQLTAPFDNNATQWFSNGKTLSGEMLREYNRLVGQGNYLGNPSFVDTSPAKSYFGTDVQRAFFPSQNLGYTSLYKSQHGTFSLSGSIADYYTNYYFRKYDDPSGKNPYLQDGLFGIYSGLGVPISSVIRQTDGSEVAYFEGGMLINRYGVVTPTYYQKDRFDLVGQNAPSGTELQWKNDYGYWNPGSVGQPTGPVSRINNGWIQEFTASPKGDGDSIFLLKDGQSALGGLEKYIDNNGQQQQITTGGPYRVQGGILNAYRSLGGQDGVLGFPTMSQERSNFNGYKVYQAFENGFIAETYDGRTIKRNWQGQDIWPNISASNWNARFINRNQWNVDDYSTYDYDFNNNPAAVVDLGYQNNGNGLISLNKDFGEGSPTTGVQNDNFAMLGWTRIDLKAGKTYKITTQSDDGTFFKLKNVRTNEWFNPGGDWRDRSATEPAKTIEFKVNESGAYDFHVQYYDRTGFSTINVKLEETQPFPTNPQPQPTGSPSILSQTPESGRGRLIGDTNFRTYPWANSSTLIQAISTGTTFTLLEKLTTNDSTVANRNWYRVRLNDGREGYFWADNVQKVASGVSGGGSSGSGSSGGSSNNGTAQGGYPIQTVYVSSTGLLPNPGVGISVRSLSFDPFVTTVLAYEAGEAQSLNEAEKQAIGKAGVQNVIGSPRPGWFWNSSEWGNAGTSPQGTTGQWRPYTGFNNTAAVYHTEKNGAVAVYGAIGELYDKTDKNFFGGGGGSQSWLGFPTYQEYDWWGGRRADFEGGYIFWYNGQAKAYKFNEAPSEHGTISVGQGYYNQNQNSAEADQRFIEAFNKFGGSTKLGSPIQNNDYDASVHSWRGYLVQDFDRGQDGRGNLLIDPVSRQSYWIAGQAFNEFVKPQNEKLDPSFSQAYVNYGGSSKLGYPIDTLHEWRGSKVQNFDGGSDGKGIMMAWGSDGNGQAETSWLPNNISQEYAKEENQWLGRPKGWHLNLKGESMNTSYAKRYDLENGYIYADNISGIKAYYNGTFPSYKDEEVDSSAELKSLLGVKELVEHLAGKTASDATFQKDTPLATGYLDPFSDQTYHTGFDIGIKEGESVYALVEGIVVDNPGGTYGSVAIHNNLLGKTFVYLHMKEISASVKKGEHISAGQKLGLVSNTGSTIKDPMNPHLHFEVQDDGKLNKLMEDKNSLAPLPTLFKDNGTEFYAFPSSIYRKAKSVVEARMYNPLNAFFEAKAKGLTVPPSP, encoded by the coding sequence CCTGTTAATCCGCCACCAGTAGTAGATCCGGGAACACCTGTTAATCCGCCACCAGTAGTAGATCCGGGAACACCTGTTAATCCGCCACCAGTAGTAGATCCGGGAACACCTGTGACTCCGCCACCAGTAGTAGATCCGGGAACACCTGTTAATCCGCCACCAGTAGTAGATCCGACACCACAGATCGATCCAAATCAACCTTTAATTGGTGTAATTGATACTGGATTTAGTGGAAATAATCCCGATCTTGATTATCGCCGATTTAAGTTGGGAAGCGATCGCATTTCCAATGACGGCAATCCTTTCCTATCTCCCGGTGAAGGAAACGAACACGGAACTCATATTTTAGGATTAATTGCTGCTACCCAAGGTAATGGTATTGGGATTGATGGTATCAACGATAAAGCACCAATTTGGTTGGGGCGTGCAGTTGGTGGTGGAAATTGGGCTTCTTCGCTGTACGAATTTGTGGGTACGGCGAAATACTCTGGATACAAAAATACCGTTGTTAATCTCAGTTTAGATTTAACGCAAGTTAATCCCGATGGTACTGTTACTACGCGGTATGAGTTGACGCCAAAAGAACGGGAAGCGATCGAATTTGCGCGTCAAAACCATGTCCTAATTGTCACTGCTGCTGGTAACGATGGCGGCGTGATGTCGGTTTTGGGGCAAGCATCCCAGGAGTTTGACAATATTATCACTGTTGGCGCATCCAATGAGTTCGATCGGGCCAACTATTCCAGTTATGGTGCGGGTTTGGATATTTTAACTGAAGGTGGCACAAGGGATAATCCCGTGCTGTCTACGGTAAAAGATGGCGTAGGTATGATGGCGGGGACTTCCGTTGCAGCAGCGAGGGCGACGGGTGTGGCATCTTTAATATGGGCAGCAAATCCCGATCTTAGCTACAGGCAAGTAATTGATATTCTCGAATTGACGGCGGTGGATGTGAAAACGCCGGGATGGGATGCAGAAACGGGCGCTGGGTTGTTAAATGTAGTAGGTGCGATCGAATTAGCGAAGAAAACAACACCGCAAACTTACACGCCTTTCCCTTGGGTAGCACCATTTACTTGGGATGGAGAAGGGAAAGTAACGCCAGTCGAGCGGGCTGCGAGTGGAGGGAATACCCTAGCTACGGCGGCGGTACAACCAGATCCTAACTTCTCTGATAGTGATACAGTTGATGTCAATAATCGCGAAAAATATTATGAAGTTACTATTGAGCAACCGGGTTATTTACGGTACACAGTTACCCGTAGCAATGGTACAGAATGGTTGCCAAATGTAGAGTGGTTGAGAACAGATGGTAAACCAATATCGCGTCAATTTTCCTCTTCTTACTCCAAATTATACAACGTAGGGGCAGGCGCACCGGGCGGAGGTGGATATGCAGGTGGTGCATACACCGCCCCAGTTTTCAAGACTGAGGAGATGTTTGTCGATCCTGGTACGTATTATTTCAAACTCAATCTAGAGGATTCCCAGAACAACTTTTTAGATTCTTTTGGAGATGAGCCTGTTGTTTATCATACTAATTTACAGAACTATAACCTGGCATCTGAATTTATTCCAGATCGACCTTCTAGTTTCTCTGGGGCTGCACAATTTAAAACTCCATCGGGAGTAACTGTAGCTGAACTAAATACCTCCGATCAACTTAACTATAATCCTAGTAATTCCACTCAATCAGGGGTAAATTATTGGCTAGATATAAACGAACCAGGAAATTTAAGCCTTAAAATAAGCTCGTCTGTTGCCGATCGGATTCAACTACAAGTTAAGAAGCTGGTAGGACTTGAAGGTGAAAACGGTGCTGGAGAAGTATTAGTAGATACTGGCTTTGTTGCCCTCGATTTGTCTCAGCCAATAGAGTTAAAAAATCTGAACAAAGGGCGCTATCTTTTAGAAGTTTTGCCACGTCCTTCTTGGGATAGTATTAATCGGCAATGGATTAAGCAGCCATATACACAACCTTTCACAATTAATGGGATTTTCTCTCGACAAGCACAAAATCCAGGTGAAGGACAAGTTCCAAGTAATGCCGGAGGATTTTCTAAGACTGTTACAAGTAATGGGGTAGATACTCATTACTATGCTAATGGCTACTTGAGCGTGCAACCGAGTGGTTATGCAACTTGGTATACTTACGGTGCAGGTGTTCCTTTACCGACAATTCCAGGGGCAACACAGCCCGGTGAATCAGTTCCGCCATTTTCTACATTAGGATTGGGAACTGCTACGCCAGTAGCAACTGTACCGCCAGATTATGCGGGAAATAGCTTTAATCAAGCACGCAATATTGGTGTACTTAATGGCACTCAAACTTTTCAAGATTTCTTGGGTGATGCCGATCCATCTGACTATTACCGCTTTGAATTGAATAATGATAGCAACCTGAATTGGCGCGTAGATGGGTTAACTCCTGGCGTAGATTTTCAACTGTATAATAATGATTCTAAATTGCAGTGGAGTACAAATACTCCTGCGCCGAATTTTAGCTCGGATATGGCTGGTACATATCCGGGAACTCCAGGCACTTACTACATCCGATTGAAACCTTTTGCCTCTGGTGGTTCTAACTATAACTTTAGTTTGTCTGCTATTCCCAGAAACACAGCACCGGAAAATTTGCAGTTTAACTTAACGAGTAACAGCTACAACGTAGGCTCAACTGTTGAGCTAAATGGTAAAGTTTTCGATCGCAATGGAGCCAGTGACATTTCTAGAGTAGATTTCTGGCTGAAACAAAATGGTAATGACTGGCAGTTTTTCAGCCGCAATCAAAGTTTGAACAGGGATGGCCAATGGGCGAATTTCTATTTGAGCGTGGACGATTTAGCAACTGGTAACTATGAGTTCAAAGCGACAGCTTATGACCAGTCTGGTGCTGCAAGTAATACTTTTACTGGTGCATTCCAGTTGACAGCACCTTTTGATAATAATGCTACTCAGTGGTTCTCCAATGGCAAGACGCTAAGTGGTGAGATGCTGCGTGAATATAATCGGCTTGTAGGTCAGGGTAATTATTTAGGTAATCCTAGCTTTGTCGATACTTCACCAGCAAAATCTTATTTTGGCACTGACGTTCAAAGAGCTTTCTTCCCAAGCCAAAATTTAGGATACACTTCGCTCTACAAGAGCCAGCACGGAACTTTCTCGCTGTCGGGGTCAATTGCTGATTACTACACCAATTACTATTTCAGGAAATACGATGACCCTTCTGGCAAAAATCCCTATTTGCAGGATGGATTGTTTGGCATTTACTCTGGTTTAGGCGTACCGATTTCATCTGTGATCAGACAGACTGATGGTAGTGAAGTGGCATATTTTGAAGGAGGAATGCTGATAAATCGATATGGAGTTGTCACGCCAACTTACTATCAGAAAGATCGGTTTGATTTGGTAGGTCAAAATGCGCCTTCCGGTACGGAATTGCAGTGGAAGAATGACTACGGTTACTGGAATCCGGGAAGTGTAGGACAACCAACGGGGCCAGTTAGTCGGATTAATAATGGATGGATTCAAGAATTTACAGCTAGTCCGAAGGGAGATGGGGATAGTATTTTCTTGCTCAAAGATGGTCAATCAGCTTTGGGAGGCTTGGAGAAATACATCGACAATAACGGACAACAGCAGCAAATCACTACTGGTGGCCCGTACCGAGTTCAAGGGGGTATTCTAAATGCCTATCGCTCTTTAGGTGGGCAAGATGGAGTTTTAGGCTTCCCCACGATGTCGCAGGAGCGGTCTAATTTTAATGGCTATAAAGTTTACCAAGCTTTTGAAAATGGCTTTATTGCCGAAACTTACGATGGTCGTACCATTAAAAGAAATTGGCAAGGTCAAGATATTTGGCCTAATATTTCAGCTAGCAATTGGAATGCAAGGTTTATCAACCGCAATCAATGGAATGTAGATGATTACAGTACCTATGACTACGATTTCAACAATAATCCTGCGGCAGTTGTTGACCTTGGATACCAAAATAATGGCAATGGTTTGATAAGCCTGAATAAAGATTTTGGCGAGGGAAGTCCAACAACTGGTGTGCAGAATGATAACTTTGCGATGCTAGGGTGGACTCGCATAGATTTAAAGGCTGGAAAAACTTACAAAATCACAACCCAATCTGATGACGGTACGTTTTTCAAGCTTAAAAATGTTCGGACTAATGAGTGGTTTAATCCTGGTGGAGATTGGCGCGATCGCAGTGCTACTGAACCTGCAAAGACAATTGAATTCAAAGTTAATGAATCGGGTGCATACGATTTTCATGTCCAGTATTACGACCGGACTGGCTTTTCCACAATTAATGTCAAACTAGAAGAAACTCAACCATTCCCAACAAATCCTCAACCTCAGCCAACAGGATCTCCTTCGATTCTTAGCCAAACGCCTGAAAGCGGAAGAGGTAGACTAATAGGAGATACTAACTTCCGTACATACCCTTGGGCGAATTCAAGCACGTTAATTCAAGCAATATCTACTGGTACAACTTTCACGTTGTTGGAGAAATTGACAACAAATGATTCTACAGTTGCCAATCGTAATTGGTATCGAGTGCGGCTTAATGATGGTCGAGAAGGATATTTTTGGGCTGATAATGTTCAAAAAGTAGCAAGTGGAGTTAGTGGAGGCGGAAGTTCTGGTAGTGGATCGAGTGGTGGAAGCAGTAACAATGGTACAGCCCAAGGCGGATATCCTATCCAAACTGTTTACGTCTCATCGACGGGATTATTACCTAACCCTGGTGTAGGCATCAGCGTTCGTTCATTGAGTTTTGATCCATTTGTAACAACAGTATTGGCTTATGAAGCAGGAGAAGCTCAATCTCTTAATGAAGCAGAAAAACAAGCAATTGGAAAAGCTGGCGTTCAAAATGTAATCGGTTCACCTCGTCCAGGATGGTTTTGGAATAGTAGTGAGTGGGGAAATGCTGGTACATCACCTCAAGGGACAACAGGACAGTGGCGACCTTACACAGGATTTAATAATACTGCGGCTGTTTATCATACTGAAAAAAATGGTGCTGTTGCTGTATATGGCGCTATTGGCGAACTCTATGACAAAACTGATAAAAACTTCTTTGGAGGTGGCGGAGGTTCTCAAAGCTGGTTAGGTTTCCCCACATACCAAGAATATGATTGGTGGGGAGGTCGTCGCGCTGACTTTGAGGGAGGCTACATTTTCTGGTACAACGGTCAGGCTAAGGCTTACAAATTTAATGAAGCGCCTAGCGAACACGGTACTATTAGTGTGGGCCAAGGATACTACAACCAGAACCAGAACAGCGCCGAAGCTGACCAACGCTTCATAGAAGCATTTAACAAATTCGGTGGAAGTACCAAGTTAGGTAGTCCTATCCAAAACAATGATTATGATGCTTCCGTTCATAGCTGGCGTGGCTACCTCGTTCAGGATTTTGATCGAGGTCAAGATGGTCGGGGAAACTTACTGATTGACCCAGTAAGCCGTCAGTCATACTGGATTGCTGGTCAAGCCTTTAATGAATTTGTTAAACCTCAAAATGAAAAGCTCGATCCTAGTTTTTCACAGGCTTATGTAAATTACGGTGGTAGCAGCAAACTGGGATATCCGATCGATACTCTGCATGAGTGGCGAGGCAGCAAAGTTCAGAATTTTGATGGAGGTAGTGATGGTAAAGGTATTATGATGGCTTGGGGCAGCGATGGTAATGGTCAAGCAGAAACTTCTTGGCTGCCCAATAATATATCCCAAGAATATGCAAAGGAAGAGAATCAGTGGTTAGGTAGACCAAAAGGTTGGCATCTAAACTTGAAGGGTGAATCAATGAATACTTCTTACGCCAAGCGATATGACTTGGAGAATGGCTATATTTATGCTGATAATATATCTGGAATCAAAGCTTACTACAATGGAACTTTCCCTTCATATAAAGATGAAGAAGTAGACTCATCTGCTGAACTTAAGTCTCTTCTTGGGGTAAAAGAATTGGTAGAACATCTAGCAGGTAAGACAGCATCTGATGCAACTTTCCAAAAAGATACTCCTCTTGCTACTGGATATCTCGATCCTTTTTCAGATCAAACATATCACACTGGATTTGACATAGGCATTAAAGAGGGTGAATCAGTTTATGCTTTGGTTGAGGGAATAGTTGTCGATAATCCAGGAGGGACGTATGGCTCGGTTGCAATTCATAACAATCTGTTAGGAAAAACTTTTGTTTATCTGCACATGAAAGAAATAAGTGCCTCTGTAAAAAAAGGTGAGCATATTAGTGCTGGACAGAAGCTCGGTTTAGTATCAAATACAGGCAGCACTATTAAAGACCCAATGAATCCACATCTGCATTTTGAGGTACAAGATGATGGGAAACTGAATAAACTTATGGAAGATAAAAACTCTCTGGCACCTTTGCCCACTCTATTCAAAGATAATGGCACAGAATTTTATGCTTTTCCCTCCAGTATTTATCGGAAGGCTAAATCAGTTGTTGAAGCAAGAATGTATAACCCACTAAATGCTTTTTTTGAAGCGAAAGCTAAAGGGCTAACAGTACCTCCCTCTCCCTAG
- a CDS encoding VOC family protein: MNLIRFEHINLSCKDIDATKNFYQTIFPNWYVRVEGVNDGSRWMHFGDNQFYLALNDTPNEERVHNIYENIGINHIGLVIDDGDAMKTHLDKHGIEYYTMTAPETKHRIYVTDPDGNEIELVEYNQDYQLK, translated from the coding sequence ATGAATCTTATTCGTTTTGAACACATCAATCTTTCCTGCAAAGATATCGACGCCACCAAAAATTTCTATCAAACCATTTTCCCCAATTGGTATGTGCGCGTCGAAGGCGTAAACGATGGTAGTCGCTGGATGCACTTTGGTGATAACCAATTTTATCTAGCACTCAACGATACACCAAACGAAGAGCGAGTGCATAATATTTACGAGAACATCGGCATCAATCACATTGGATTAGTCATTGATGACGGCGATGCCATGAAAACACATCTCGACAAACATGGCATTGAGTATTATACTATGACAGCGCCCGAAACAAAGCATCGCATTTATGTCACAGATCCCGACGGAAACGAAATCGAATTAGTCGAGTATAATCAAGATTACCAATTGAAGTAA
- a CDS encoding ester cyclase: protein MLLSEPKAIVETWFQTLFTQGKEEILDNLVAPGFIAHGQGNAVEPFGIDDFKAWLRWYRATFTDPEWTIHDVITSQDKIVVRYSGWSTYRGGLLDIPCRNQRVLETGIMIFLILNDKVQELWCEMSDLQVVQQLGAFPALK from the coding sequence ATGTTACTTTCTGAACCCAAAGCGATCGTCGAGACCTGGTTTCAAACCCTTTTTACCCAAGGGAAAGAAGAAATTTTAGACAATCTAGTCGCCCCTGGCTTCATTGCACACGGTCAGGGCAATGCCGTCGAACCCTTTGGAATTGATGATTTTAAGGCGTGGTTGCGCTGGTATCGAGCCACTTTTACAGATCCAGAATGGACAATTCACGATGTGATTACCTCACAAGATAAAATTGTAGTACGCTACTCCGGTTGGAGTACTTACCGAGGTGGATTACTCGACATTCCTTGCAGGAATCAGCGAGTGTTAGAAACTGGAATTATGATTTTCCTGATTCTGAATGATAAAGTTCAAGAACTTTGGTGCGAAATGAGTGACTTGCAAGTTGTGCAACAACTGGGTGCATTTCCGGCACTGAAATAG
- a CDS encoding aldo/keto reductase: MPPQTLAALTDYRLLGKSGLRISPLCLGTMTFGTDWNWGSDKEESRKVFDLYVERGGNFIDSADAYTNGTSETYLGEFMASRREQLVIATKYSCNTRQGDPNAGGNHRKNMIQSVEASLKRLKTDYIDLYWLHIWDFLTPIEEIMRAFDDLVRAGKVLYIGISDAPAWKVSQANTIAELRGWTPFIGLQIEYNLLERTVERDLTPMAQELNIGVVPWSPLGGGVLTGKYNKTQPQDANTNQETSSRKEFNQTFGKLTDRNLTVAEEVQKIATEIGRSPAQVALNWLLQKPGVVSPIIGARTIGHLEDNLQCLDFVLSSEHLAHLDEVSKIELGFPHDFLSSDMVKNVVNGGANIKA, from the coding sequence ATGCCACCTCAGACATTAGCAGCACTCACTGACTATCGGTTACTAGGAAAAAGCGGTTTGCGAATATCTCCCCTCTGCTTAGGCACCATGACATTTGGAACAGATTGGAATTGGGGATCTGATAAAGAAGAAAGTCGAAAAGTATTTGATTTGTATGTAGAGCGAGGCGGTAACTTTATTGATAGCGCAGATGCCTATACCAATGGCACCAGCGAAACATATTTAGGGGAATTCATGGCATCCCGCCGAGAGCAACTTGTAATTGCCACTAAATACAGTTGCAATACTCGTCAAGGCGATCCAAATGCAGGTGGAAATCATCGTAAAAACATGATCCAATCTGTAGAAGCAAGTCTGAAACGTTTGAAAACAGACTATATCGATCTCTACTGGTTGCATATTTGGGATTTCCTCACACCGATTGAAGAAATCATGCGAGCTTTCGACGATTTAGTTCGAGCCGGAAAAGTGCTTTATATAGGAATTTCCGATGCGCCTGCGTGGAAAGTTTCGCAAGCAAACACCATTGCCGAACTGCGAGGATGGACTCCTTTTATTGGTCTGCAAATAGAATATAATTTACTGGAACGAACTGTCGAACGCGACCTCACACCGATGGCGCAAGAACTGAATATCGGCGTTGTTCCCTGGTCTCCGCTTGGCGGCGGAGTACTGACTGGAAAGTACAACAAAACGCAGCCACAAGATGCTAACACTAATCAAGAAACGTCAAGCCGTAAAGAATTTAATCAAACATTCGGTAAGTTAACCGATCGCAATCTGACAGTTGCAGAGGAAGTGCAAAAAATAGCCACAGAAATTGGTCGTTCTCCCGCACAAGTGGCATTAAATTGGTTACTGCAAAAACCAGGTGTCGTCAGTCCGATTATTGGGGCACGCACGATCGGACATCTAGAAGATAATCTCCAATGTTTGGATTTTGTGCTTTCATCAGAACATCTGGCTCATTTAGATGAAGTGAGCAAGATTGAGTTAGGATTTCCTCATGACTTTCTCAGCAGCGATATGGTGAAAAATGTCGTGAATGGTGGAGCAAACATTAAAGCCTAA
- a CDS encoding RNA-guided endonuclease InsQ/TnpB family protein: MRTAYQYKLRPTKQQAAEIDRWLSMLCSQYNYLLADRFNWYEQNRSPINACPLVCHLPELRDNPDYFSQKKTLPQLKKTHPWYSEIYSQVLQDVVKRVKVTFDRFLKGDGNGKRSGKPRFKHRSRYRTFTYPQMKDGCLQGNLINLPMLGKVKVVLHRSIPDGFKIKTASVTKKADGFYLTISLEDATVTEINPDFNPDSIAGIDVGLKEFLTTSDGETVAIPQHYRKAQKRLKVIQKRVSRCKKSSNRRQKAVKQLGCQHKKVADKRKDFHFKTVNWLLSKYDVIAHEDLNVKGLARTRLAKSVLDAGWSSFLSILANKAENAGLLVIPVSAHNTSQDCSNCGEKVPKKLHVRWHDCPNCGCSLDRDHNAAINIKNRAVGHSVLKAQRLRNSRIGCEAYTILVPKLV; encoded by the coding sequence GTGAGAACAGCTTACCAATACAAACTACGCCCAACAAAACAACAAGCCGCCGAGATTGATAGATGGCTGTCAATGTTGTGCAGCCAGTATAATTATTTGTTGGCCGATAGGTTTAATTGGTATGAGCAAAACCGCTCTCCTATCAACGCTTGCCCTCTAGTTTGCCACCTGCCAGAACTGCGAGATAACCCCGATTATTTCAGTCAAAAGAAAACGTTACCTCAACTCAAAAAGACTCATCCTTGGTACTCCGAGATTTACTCTCAAGTATTGCAAGATGTAGTTAAGCGAGTCAAAGTAACATTTGACAGATTCCTTAAAGGCGACGGTAACGGCAAGCGCAGCGGTAAACCAAGATTTAAACATCGTAGTCGTTACCGCACATTTACTTATCCTCAAATGAAGGACGGATGCTTGCAAGGCAATCTGATTAACTTACCAATGTTGGGTAAAGTCAAGGTTGTTCTACATCGTTCTATCCCAGACGGATTCAAGATCAAAACAGCTTCTGTTACTAAGAAAGCTGACGGCTTCTACTTGACGATTTCTCTAGAAGATGCAACAGTTACTGAAATTAATCCAGATTTCAATCCAGATTCAATAGCTGGTATTGACGTTGGTTTAAAGGAATTCTTGACAACTTCTGATGGTGAAACTGTTGCTATCCCTCAACATTACCGTAAAGCCCAAAAACGCTTAAAGGTAATTCAAAAGCGGGTATCACGTTGTAAAAAAAGTAGTAACCGTAGACAAAAAGCAGTTAAACAGCTAGGTTGTCAGCACAAAAAGGTTGCAGATAAGCGGAAAGATTTTCACTTCAAGACGGTTAACTGGCTGTTGTCAAAATATGACGTAATTGCTCATGAAGATTTGAACGTAAAAGGACTTGCTCGTACAAGGTTGGCTAAATCTGTGTTGGATGCCGGGTGGTCAAGCTTTCTGTCAATACTCGCAAACAAAGCCGAAAATGCTGGTTTGTTGGTAATTCCAGTCAGCGCCCATAACACCTCACAAGATTGTTCCAATTGCGGTGAGAAAGTACCTAAAAAGCTGCACGTTCGTTGGCACGACTGCCCCAATTGTGGATGCAGTCTAGACCGCGACCACAATGCAGCGATAAATATCAAAAATAGAGCGGTAGGGCATTCCGTTCTTAAAGCGCAACGCCTCCGCAATAGCCGGATTGGTTGCGAAGCCTACACCATACTTGTACCCAAGTTGGTGTAG